DNA sequence from the Maridesulfovibrio frigidus DSM 17176 genome:
GCATCGGTTATGTTTCACCAGAACAATTTGAGCAGGAATATTACCGTAAACAAAAACTAGCTGCCTAACCTAAAACGGACTGTCCGTTATTTATGTAGCATTTCAGACATCTAAAAAGAGATTTCATGTCCAGCCTATATCTATATGGTTGAAGCTCAATAATCGAAAGTGTGATATGGCTGCCCGCTACCGTGACTTATTTTTCCATGCATTGCCCGCCATGATTTTTTCGCTTCAAGCATTTCATTGAATTCTAACTTAGAAAGCCATTCGCCGTATCTGTTTTTGTACTGCAAGTGTGTAAGCGGCTTGTGGTTTGAGAACACTCTATCAAGAATCGTGAAGCAAATTCGTTTAGTATTTAAGTGGAAAACCGTGGAGGATTAGTGTGTCTGTTTTATATAGTTTATATGATTAAGATATAGACATATACGCTTGATTAAAATAGAGTATACGTGTCATTGAGTTGTGTGAACTTTTGTTAATTCATGCCTATGTGGGTTATCTGTGTCAACTTTTTGTAGCATAATTTATGGCACAAATGAGATTTATATTAATATAAATTGTCGTATTGTATACTGTTTTTTAAGTATGATATGATATTAATATTTCCTAATTATTGTGTAATATGGGATTTCAAGATCATTATCTGATGCATAACAGTAATGTAGTAAATATTAGTCATAAGAAGGGGGGGGGATGTTTAGAGTTTATTTTAAAGTATTAATTATATTTTTATTATGTACTTCGATATTAAATTGTAGCCTATTTAGTAATAATAGCGTTCGTACAGATCCAAATTCGAAGCAGACTGAGGGGCAGGAATTTGAATGGAATGATAAGAGTTCAATTAAAGACGGTTCTGACACAAGTTCAGATAGGCTCACCCGAAGTGATAAAGTAAAGTTGGAAGCTCGCGAAAGTAGGATTAATAACCAAATTAGTTATTATGATCTTAGCAGTCATACTTCGGTTGACCGTTTTCAAATTGATAAACGATTACCGAGCGGAACAACAAAAGCTATTCCTATCGTTAGGGTGCGATTTTCACAGTTAGCTTTTTTTGATTCTGACTCTGACAAACTTGAAATAGAGGCAGAGAAAATTATCCAACTAGTTGCTAAAATAATGCAGCAGGAAGATGCTGACACTCAACTGCTTCTCCTAGGACATACTGATAGTGAAGGTT
Encoded proteins:
- a CDS encoding OmpA family protein, which codes for MFRVYFKVLIIFLLCTSILNCSLFSNNSVRTDPNSKQTEGQEFEWNDKSSIKDGSDTSSDRLTRSDKVKLEARESRINNQISYYDLSSHTSVDRFQIDKRLPSGTTKAIPIVRVRFSQLAFFDSDSDKLEIEAEKIIQLVAKIMQQEDADTQLLLLGHTDSEGSPEHNMDLSRRRAVNVLKALRKQGVANNQMSTMAIGESQPISSNKISAGRSLNRRVEFIISDDRDANRYFVNEADFCESCLDDHTHNPQVKKDVRKPIRELEVLRLPEIDIEVEPEVDARLNANATAERPRIETYKDKPVIIKTYKE